One stretch of Chiloscyllium plagiosum isolate BGI_BamShark_2017 chromosome 17, ASM401019v2, whole genome shotgun sequence DNA includes these proteins:
- the LOC122558687 gene encoding pancreatic secretory granule membrane major glycoprotein GP2-like, with product MALFKVLTLLFCGAFITIYGSGCDPNPCKNEGTCTLVNGDAQCNCAHGLKGATCEDIKVEVICEQAYIKVLVPKDYFDWKNVTQDAVQLFEGSCKAAREVKNGEEYYAITIHHNNYSDCGTVVMSNATHVMYMNGVQTRHITGVITRLPSESIDFTCVYTRERIVRLEFPIQPKTTIAVLHVQEGTVTVSMALYKSSKYENAYMELPVLPWMERLYISVKIEPGENNFFDLTINDCWATPTQNPDDLPQYYLIKKGCPVDDTVQYHNPIGNETMANFSVQMFRFVKYPVLFLHCKTEICAANSLEPCMIDCASLPSLKAKRDTNTQYEGLLTYGPIRWTFSGTNVYQVGKPNLMLATVPGIAVITAMVFLVLAITLAKVMRK from the exons ATG GCGCTGTTCAAGGTGTTAACGCTATTATTTTGCGGAGCTTTTATTACGATCTATGGTTCAG GCTGTGATCCCAATCCTTGTAAGAATGAAGGGACCTGCACTCTTGTAAATGGTGATGCCCAATGCAACTGTGCTCATGGGCTTAAAGGAGCAACATGTGAAG ATATAAAAGTGGAAGTGATCTGTGAGCAGGCTTACATAAAAGTATTGGTCCCAAAGGATTACTTTGACTGGAAAAATGTAACCCAGGATGCTGTCCAGCTGTTTGAGGGTTCCTGCAAAGCTGCAAGAGAAGTTAAAAATGGAGAGGAATACTATGCAATCACCATACATCATAATAATTATTCAGACTGTGGTACTGTTGTAATG agtaatGCTACACATGTCATGTACATGAATGGTGTCCAGACCAGACACATAACTGGAGTTATCACCAGACTTCCTTCCGAGTCAATTGACTTCACTTGTGTATACACTCGTGAAAGAATAGTGCGACTTGAATTCCCAATACAGCCGAAAACAAC GATTGCAGTGTTACATGTGCAGGAAGGAACAGTCACTGTATCAATGGCCTTGTACAAGAGCTCAAAGTATGAAAATGCTTATATGGAATTACCAGTTCTTCCATGGATGGAGAGGTTGTATATCAGTGTGAAAATTGAACcaggagaaaataacttttttgaTTTAACTATCAACGATTGCTGGGCCACACCAACCCAAAATCCAGATGACTTGCCCCAGTATTACCTGATTAAGAAGGG GTGCCCTGTTGATGACACTGTACAGTATCACAATCCAATAGGAAATGAGACTATGGCAAACTTCAGTGTGCAGATGTTTAGATTTGTGAAATATCCAGTTCTATTCCTACATTGCAAGACTGAAATTTGTGCAGCCAACAGCCTGGAGCCTTGCATGATT GACTGTGCCAGCCTACCATCCCTGAAAGCAAAGAGAGATACTAATACACAATATGAAGGGTTATTAACCTATGGACCTATTCGTTGGACTTTCTCTGGGACAAATGTATACCAAGTTGGCAAACCTA ACTTGATGCTTGCAACTGTTCCTGGCATTGCTGTGATAACTGCCATGGTGTTTCTTGTCCTTGCAATTACTTTAGCTAAAGTAATGAGAAAGTAA